The Candidatus Binataceae bacterium genome includes the window GCCGTGGCGCCGGCCGTGGACCTCGACGGGGTTGCCCCGCAATCTGATCACCAAGAAGCCGTATCTAGGCATCAACCACTTTTTGCTTTCGGCGTCGAAATTCGTATCGCCCTTCTGGCTGACGATGCGCCAGGCAAACCAGCTTGGCGGATCAATCCGGAAAGGCGAGGCGAGCACGATCGTAACCTTCTGGAAGATAGACGACGCGAAGCAGACCGACACCGAAGATCTCGACGCCGAGCCGAAGGATGAAAAGAACCGCCGCCGGTTCATGCTCAGGTTCTATCGGGTGTGGAACCTCGAACAATGCGACCTGCCGCAAGCCGTGCTCGACAAACTGCCGAAGATCGAGATTCATGAGCACGATCCGATCGAAGCGGTCGAGAAGATCATCGCCGGAATGCCGAGCCCACCCGAGATTGTGCGCGCGGGCTCGAAGGCCTGCTACTCGCCGATCACGGATCGCATTACGCTGCCACCGAGAGAGCTGTTCGAGTCGGCCGCCGAGGACGGGGCAACCACGTTGCACGAATTATCCAATTCCACCGGCCACGAAAGGTGCCTTGGACGGGAAGGAATAACCGAAGTGGCGCCGTTCGGCAGCGCCGTCTACAGCCGCGAGGAGCTTGTCGCGGAGCTTTCAGCCGCGTTTTTCTGCGCCGAAGCCGGAATCTCGAACGAGGTCATTCGCAATCAGGCAGCTTACGTTGCCGGCTGGTGCACGCGCCTGCGCGACGATCGCAGATTGATCGT containing:
- a CDS encoding zincin-like metallopeptidase domain-containing protein produces the protein MWNLEQCDLPQAVLDKLPKIEIHEHDPIEAVEKIIAGMPSPPEIVRAGSKACYSPITDRITLPPRELFESAAEDGATTLHELSNSTGHERCLGREGITEVAPFGSAVYSREELVAELSAAFFCAEAGISNEVIRNQAAYVAGWCTRLRDDRRLIVQAAAQAQKAADYILNRRLAE